The Parambassis ranga chromosome 4, fParRan2.1, whole genome shotgun sequence genome includes the window TTATCCAAAAACCTTTTTCCCtgatttaagtgtttttttatcatgtttttttaaagaatgtgCATTTACACATGTGCACTAAATTTAAAAATGTCGGTTTCAAAATGTGGTTTGAATTACGGACTAAAACCAACTAGAACAGCACCTTTTGGGTAATCCATCATGTTCTTTGGTTCATCATGTGCTTTTCATTTTTGGAACCTGCAGACAGGAGGGTGAAGGTTAGCCATATCCAATGTGTTTGGCTGGCGTACTTTGGCTTTGCTGTCTCCCCTTCTGACCTTTAAACTTCTCGCCCTAAAGGTCATCTCAGAGCTCTGAATTACTACTGTCATGCATGGAGACTTAAGATGCAGTCTGACTTTAGGGGATTACTTGAAGAAAGGGAAAAACAGACCCAGAGTTGTtgctttttcctcttttgcattgttttctgcttttttacCAGACCTGTGTATGATCTTAATACagctcctttttttgtttggtcaCATTTTTTCTTCTACTTCCATCTTTTGCCATGTAGCacaatgaactacaaaatagaGAGAGCTAATAGAGCTGCTTTCCTTAAGTGGTCCATTGCATTAAGTATAAATCCTGCATGGCTGCTCAATGCTTTGATGATCAgtcacatacatacattcacacacatgtggTGCTTCAAAGGCTGGATGGAGGCCAGTGCTTTAGGCCACGGCAGACAATGACATACATTGCTTCAATCATAGTATGGATCTCAGCCTATAGGGACAGACTGGGTTAATATGATTGTATGGCATTAGCAATTTTCACTGCTTGCCAACAGCAAAGTGGCCACGTGCCTACCGGGTCATTGTGTCATGTAATATCTCGTATGTCTTTCACGGGTGAACTGAAGTTCATGAGTGGCACCAGGCTGAGGGAAGCAACACAAGATAATTCAATATAACAGCTGTTTGCATGGcctaatagaatagaatagaatttatTTGTCACACATGTACAAGTACAGTTGCATTTGCAATACATACAAAATCCGCACaaacataatgacattgacATTTGATTACAGTACACATGGTAACGTGATGGAATTTTTTCATGGACACCAAGGATGAGGGAAGTACATCAGTTGTCCTTGTAGGGAGATAGGAAGTTGCACAGGAGTCAGATATTCTTTAgggccggggggggggggggggtttggggGGCAGATGAAAAACAGCCAAAAATCATACAATAATTTCGATCCGTGattaatttgcccagatcagtAATCAATCAGTCAGTCTGGCCTCAGTGCTCATTCGTCCCTAACAAGTGCATGGAGAACCTTCGACATCTCCTCCAGCCtgacagatattccttccaTTAAGATCCTCAAGTGGTTGGACTGTCTTCCGATGTTGTTCACCTGCTTCCAGCCCTCTCCGGAGCGGGCTGAATTGTTAGAGATCAGCCCCTCAATCCggtccatcttctgatgtaattcCGAGATCCTAGGTCCCATGAGCCCAGGGTCATGTTTTGTGTCCACGCTTAGCggtagtgccaatttgccagcagcggCTTTTCCAATTTTTcggtacagcaggacagctcccacgcaattcagaagtatgcctactaCCTCCACATCTTCCAGGGTCAGTGGCTGGAGACATACCAGACGCCAGGTTTCCCAGTAATCATGGACATATCTGCCAGCGAAAgtcccttcagggcagaggggttctcccGGTGACATCttcctttgtgagaaaatgttgtccAATGCCCTAAGCGACTAATTTATTAGCTCCATGTCAAAAAAGTAGAAGAATAGCAAAGCAGGGTGTtcaagggaaaaaaagacacaaaaacacaggacaggagaagagcaagcagagcagagagcagagcagaaatcagagcagagtgggagcagtcagaaacacgtCTGCACTCCTTGAAGGACAGATAAGGAAAATCACTGTACATTACAGATAGATCTGTATCTGTGTAAAGGAAGGGTGTAAAGACAATTATCAAATTTCTATATtgaattaataaattaatagaATTAATAAATGGCAAAAACTCTGTATTATGTCCAAAATGTCCAAATAACAAATCATTCTTATTTATTAAAATCAGCGAGGAGACATTTTTCACCAAGCAGCTtggttgtatgtatgtatatgatACTACGATATGATCTTCATACCATGTGTTGAATAAAGAATGTATGATGCATCAATAATCCATATACGGTGCTCGTAGCTGTTCTTCTGCAGCAGTATGTTATCTGTTTAAAGCAGCATATTGTATAAACAACTTATTTAAATGCaccaaaaacacaacttttttttaaaccgtGTTAAATTAATTATTTGTGAAAACAGTATTACACACTGTAGAGGAATAGCTGCTCTCCTCTGACTCACTGTTGGAGTAGTACATAGGGGCTGAATGCCCATTTAACTATGACTATGTGCCTTCAGGACATCTTTGTTGCAGTTTGAACGTCTGGAGGCCACACAGAGAACTAGTATgttcaaagaaaacagaaaatctgCTCTTCTCTATTGTACTGTCACAGCCATAGAGGCCTCTGCCATTGGAGGATATTTAGAGTGCACATTGTAAATAAGTGATAGGATGAGCCTGAGGTGGCTGCTGGAAGGATGTCCTCCTATATGTCACACAGCATCAAATATATAGGACGTGAGGTTTGACTGCAGATATGTAGGTCATCATTCTTGTATCCAGTTGGGATGCAGACGTTTGCACATaaacaacaaagcaaacatAATTTCACAACACAAATATGCATTCTGTCTGTGGAagagtgtcaaaggccagagtGATGATAAGAGAAAGCTTTAGATGTGCAGACGTCAAAGGAAAGTGTGCTGCTGATCGTCCTTGAACATATTTTGGTCTGCACTTCATTTAGTTTGATCTCATCAGCCACATTAATTGTGACATGCTATTAAAAGTAGCTGATAAGATTAAAAACTAATTTTGCAGGAGTCCATGTCTTATCACATATCTGGATTTGATCATGTGAGACTCTACATGAGTGCCCTCTGCTGTAATCTTTTGAGAACTCCACATGTTGCACACGTGATTTTTGTCCTACGCCTCTCCCTGTcagcaaacattaaaaaacCTGTGTGACGAGCCTGCCGAGAGGCCTCAGCTCCTCCCACAGCCTGAGCATGTGACTGAGACACTTTCACAATAAAGTGTGTGGGtggggaagaaaataataagaGTGAGCGGAAGACCAAATGAGAAAATAGGGGAAAGTGGAGGGTGTCATGAGACCTGCCCAAAACTTTTCACACTTACTTCCACTCTGCTTCCTCATCCTGTTCTGTTCTCTTCAGCTGTGGGCTTTAGCTTTAAACTCTTTGTCTAagctctgtctttctgtcttcctgtcaTTCACAGATGAACTCTATGAACAGTGTTAGCAGCTCAGAGGATATCAAGCCTCCGCCAGGCCTACAGAACTTGGGCAACATCAACTACCAATGTACGAGCCCCGGGGGAATGTCAAAGCACATCTGTGCCATTTGCGGGGACCGCTCCTCAGGTAATAATAAAGGGTGTGCATGGAGGAGAGGGACAGGCAAACTAATTTACACTCCCCCTCACCACAAACATCCCCACCCAGATGAGGACAGATAACAAAGACAGACGCATTTCCGGGGTATTTGTCAACCACGTTGTCTGAAATAGTAAAAGTTTCTTgcttgttttgttgtcattgtttgtTAAATTAAGTGCTAACACAGATGTGTACAAAAAGAGGCCACACTGTTAGCATTACACTGTACATCCTGTGGCGGTTCAAAGTGACATTGATGTTGTGGGTTCATGTTCCACAGGAAAGCACTATGGTGTGTACAGCTGCGAAGGATGCAAAGGCTTCTTCAAGCGAACGGTCCGAAAAGATCTCACCTACACATGTCGAGACAACAAAGACTGCATGATTGACAAGCGCCAGAGAAACCGCTGCCAATACTGTCGCTACCAGAAGTGCCTGGCCATGGGCATGAAGAGAGAAGGTGTTTGTGAGAAACTTCTTCATGCATAAGGATAAACCTCAGCTGTGCCTCATTTGAAAGATTTTCCAATACCTCATTCAagatgttaaaaatgtttttttttatgtgtgtgcagcGGTGCAGGAAGAGAGGCAGCGTGGGAAAGAGCGGGGTGAGAGTGAGGTGGAATCTACCAGCAGTTTCAATGAGGACATGCCTGTGGACAAGATCCTGGATGCTGAGTTGGCAGTAGAGCCTAAAACAGAGACGTACAGCGACGGGAGCCCCGGGAACTCTGTAAGAAATTAAAATTATTAGCATTATGATGATCGCCTGATGTTTCCatgtttgcttttgttgttttacacTAGGTTGCACTTAAAGCAAGGAAGTCAGGTAGCACATTAACACTGTGTTGCCAATTTAGTGGATACACAAATACAATCTGAAGCAGCttcataataaaacaaagatcACAAAAAAGCTCCATCAGGCTGAAACATTAGTGTGTTCGTTGATTCACTGCAGCTGGAAATAAGTACAAATGAGATTAGTCACCTTTTTTCTTgaagcgctgtgtgtgtgttgtgtttcataTTCAGTGTTGTGCTGCACGACTTCAGTTTAACACACGTTTTAGTTTAGCAGATGAGTTTGTAAGATATTTCATTTCTCCTTTCTGTCTATGTGTGCACGCTTCCAGACTTTCAAAAGTCACAAGAGGAAATTGCTGGTTTACAGCACTGAAAATAGCTgcagctgcacctgctgcacTAACTGTATTTAGAAAAGTGTAGATATCGTTGACACAGCATACCAGAACAGGCTGTGTGGTTTTGGTATTCTTACACACTCTCCTTCTCCAGACCAACGACCCTGTAACCAATATCTGCcaagcagcagacaaacagctCTTCACCCTGGTGGAGTGGGCCAAAAGGATCCCGCACTTCTCTGAACTCCCCCTTGATGACCAGGTCATCCTACTACGAGCAGGTaggaacacaaacaaatatgtaTGTGCACAAAGAGGTACTGTACACACAGTATGataatataacacacacattcatacacaacATTTTCTACAGCCCCATTTCGTAGTATTTCTTTTTGTTGCTCCTCCATTTACTTAATGTTAGCAGTGAAATCAAATTTAACTGGACTAAGTCCCAACAATGCAGTTTGCAGCCACAGCACTGGTGACCTCGGCTGGCGAGAGTCAAAGAATACCTGACTACTGAGAAATATTCTGCATGTAATTTACCCAAAGTAGAGAAGTGAAAATACATCCAAAAGAAGCCACTCAGGGGAGTGGCAAAACTCTTGGACATCCAGAGCTaacccgttttttttttttggcgtcCAGGCTGGAACGAGCTGCTTATAGCGTCTTTTTCACATCGCTCAGTCACAGTTAAAGATGGCATCCTGTTGGCAACAGGTCTTCATGTCCACAGAAGCAGCGCTCACAGTGCAGGAGTAGGATCCATCTTTGATAGGTAGGAGGGAAGAGTTACTACACTGACTTTTTAACCTGTCAAACATGCATGCAATGCTATTACCGGCTTTGTGTCCCTTTCTGGCCATGAAGTATGTTTTGACTGTATGAGTTCACTGTCAGTATTGTAACCCTGCTTGTTATTTCGTGGATTTCCTGCAGAGTCCTGACAGAGTTGGTCTCCAAAATGAAAGATATGCAGATGGATAAGACAGAGCTTGGCTGCCTGCGAGCGATTGTCCTCTTCAACCCAGGTCGGTCTATCCTCCTGTCAGCTTTACTTGATCCGACATGTTGGCACACATCAAAGATAAGAGAAAGTTTTCAGGTCCTCTGATGTCCTATCAGAGCTGTCTGTATTTAAAACTTCATATAAAGTTCAAACCAGCTCCACATCCAGAAGATACAACAGCAACTGCTCCAACTCTGAGCTTTAGATAATGgtgttatatataaaaatatgtcagTGAGAGGAGCCAAAcaagtacttttacttttaagtaACAACTCAAAGGCAAtgttataatatattataataagaGACTGTACTTTGCAGCCAGATATTTCTCTACCCAATGATGAAATATAAGTGTCTGTTTTGACCCCAGCTTTGACTGCAGGTATACAGGTGTTGCAGTGTGGGTCACAACtgactttgtgttttctttcagatgCAAAAGGTTTGTCGAACCCACCAGAGGTGGAGGGGCTGAGGGAAAAGGTTTACGCGTCGTTGGAGTCATATACAAAACAGAAATACCCAGACCAGCCTGGCAGGTGGGAAATGCATCACAgtatgacatcagtaattcagTAATCAGTAATTGTTGCTGTTGTTCTACAGTACAGAGCGGTGTACACATAATGCTACACAACTCTTACATAAGCAGAACATTTAACCACAGCAGAGCATTTAAAGGGATAGAGGCTGAGTTTTGTTTATGACATATGATGGTTGAAATTGATTATTCATGCAGTGTTATATAATTGAATGAGACTAACAAGCAACCACTTGGTGAAGACACAAAGGGattttgttttgcattatttgtttttatgtaaaacacagagacaactCTCTGTATATACACTTAATGTATATTAATgcaattaaacacaaataacCAGAAATTGCACAGAAATATCATATTAAAGAAAATACTAAAGGTTTGTTGCacaaccaataaataaaagcataaGAACAATGTGTGTAAGAACTGAAAACACACCATAGACAGCACTGCGCACCTTTTTAAACACTGTATCATTTTTCAATAAAAGGACTATATAgaaatatttgtttattattataaggCTTGCACTGCTGGTACATTAATATTAACTACTGGGTGTAACTATAAATGTAGTTTTATGCTTTTGAAGTAAACTAAAAATTCAGGATTATTAGTTAATTCTCTTTTGCATATAAAATGACTTTAAGCAAACTAACACGCCACAGTTGTAGTCTACACTTATTGGCTCCTAAAGAGCAAACACCTCATCAAAAAATCTAGCTGTTGCTATTTGCTTTAGAACAAAACCTTTTGATTTAAAGCCCAGTTGTAAAATGATGATAACACCTCTGTATTTGGCGCCGCTTTCATTTGCCTCAGGTTTGCCAAACTGCTGCTGCGCCTGCCTGCCCTACGCTCCATCGGCCTCAAGTGCCTGGAGCATCTGTTCTTCTTCAAGCTAATTGGTGACACACCTATCGACACTTTCCTGATGGAGATGCTGGAGGCGCCGCATCAGATCACATGACATCAGTCTTCCCCTTCCCCCCTGTATATACTCCCACATTGTGAGCGatatgaagacagaaaaaagaaagacttGATTGAAATTGTAAAGCAGCATATTTTGTACcaaacaaaaaatgtaattaaaatgtgaaaaaaagttattttgtgGTTGTGGGAATGGTGCAGTCATGAGGCAGAGGATGGAGTGCATTTTCAAAATGAATTTGAATAGTTGTTAACAGATTTTGTAAATAGTTAATTTcaggtgtttgttttaaaagccGTCCAATGCATTTTGAAAAAGattaatattttattcaaagagaaaattgtataaaaacagaaaacatctcTGCATTTCGTAAACACCTTTGAGAATTCTTACAAAATAAAGTTATTTAAAATCTATGAGAAGtgggtttttcttcttttcttgtgtgtgtgactgtttcaCTGCGCGTCCACCAGAGGGCGCCCACAGAGCGTCCATTAGACAGATGCAGCCTCTCAGCATGTTTGATGGCCATCTATCTTGCACAGATTCCTGCATCCTCCTACTAGCTCCACTCTGTCAGAGCCATGGGACTGATCAGTGTCAGGGACGCTTCACAACTCTGCTAACACGTGATGATGATTTTACAGGAAAATATAAAGATCAATATCACACAGGATGATGATAATAATTgaatatatgctaatgggaaaCAAGAAAATTGAAAATTCACCTCAGTTTTAGCTAAAACTTAAACACTGTGGCCAAAAAATAATATGCAACACTTTTTTAAAtacactatttaaaaaaaatcagattcaTATGAGCTTTATCTACATGAAAGTTAAGATGAATGAAAGTTAATAatttcttaaaaataaagttaGCCTAAATGTTTGGAGAGCggaaaataacaaataacagcaatatcaacattattattacaacATTATGAGACCTGTGTATTAACACATAATGTGCATGTGTCTCTTTCTCCAAAGGAAACCACTGGTCATGGAGCTTCATTCATCATCACCATTTCTCCATAATGCATCACAGAAGTGTTGTTTATGATTAATTTCTGGAGTCCTCCTGGTTATTGaatatggagaaaaaaaaatcacaaattatatttaatatatgaAATTCTACAAATGTACAGCTACTTGCATTGGCATTGTCTCTACACCACATTCAGTGTTTATTTACcccaaacagaaaataatatgAGATTTTTCCCAACAAACTAAATTTAGTCCACAGACATTATTCTTTGAAAATAgacatttccttgtttttgttgaatTTTTCACAGCAATCTGACCTTTTATTAACCTGCATTGCCCTTTTTTTGTGAACACTAAAAAATGCATTCAGAGTTTAGCAACTGACTTTGTGGCTTTTagcgtggagagagagagagagagagagagagagagaggcaggcgcacagtgagggagagagagtgacagaggaATGGAGGGGGGAGAGGTAACCTGCACCTGCACATGGAggatctctttctctctctctctctctctctctctctctctctccttcccgtTCACTCCTAATAGGATAATTGATAGACAGCCTAAATAGTCAATAAGTGTGGACTCAGAGTGGTCGTCGGAAACACTGAGGAGAAACTTTGATGCGCTGCTCTCTGCTCCGAGCAGCAAGTTGCAGCCGGACTTGAAGCGCCGGAGATGCTCTGAGAAGactgaaaaaaagtaaaaatactttTCTGCTGTCAGGAACCTCGGAGCTCACAGGTATGAGTTCATTTAACGTAAATATCTTaggttacatttaaaatgtaatttaaggaaaacattttattattattttatttaacctctGTCCAATTAAAtttgtttctgcagaaaaaGGCAATGGTGGATATACCGGCTACATCAGCAGGTGAGTACAAACTGATGATTTCGAACACACACTACATCAGTGATGTTTAGTGTTCATCATCAGTGTTTAGTTTGGTGCAGTGAAGCTAAATTAAGAATCCGTGAGGTACATTTAAACAACCCCCTTAAACAATGAGGAATAATTGACATTACTGAAATACACATGCATGAACCAATTTTTATTAAACTCTCAGTTTGTAAAGTGTGAAAGTGAATTCTCTTTTTAATAACAGTTCATCCTCTGCACTGACAACCAAATGAACCCATATTATTCTGCGCCTGGCTGATTGGAAACGTGTGCTAATTAAAGGATTTCTCTGCTTTGCAGATGTGGACCGCAGGGCAGTGTGTGCGGGGTGCCACCGGCTGATCAGAGACAGATTCCTGCTCAGAGTCACTGACGGCCTCTGGCATGAGGAGTGTGTGCGGTGCGCGGCGTGCGGGGACGCGCTCAGGAACTCCTGCTTTCTGCGGGACCGCAAACTTTACTGCAAGCGGGACTATGCTGAGTGAGTGTGAATCtgttcatttatatttttatatttttaagagGTATCACAGAGAAAATAATGACTCATTTTACAGCTACACACATCTgtttaaaacacataaatacatgtttactTCGAAATAAAACCTTTTTCAGGTTTAATAACAAAAGtttctttttacagtgtagaaATGAATTGGTAGAATAATGATCCACGTGTTTGTAGAGGTGGTCTGTATAGGTCTGGAAAAACATCTATTTTatactttgattttttttttataccaggCTACTTTTATTTAGCTTTGGGATGAAAGATTAATATGTTAGAATGTCGATTCACAACAGAACTCTTGTCCAGATCTGACCTTGacaaagaatgtgtgtgtgtgtgtgtgtgcaagagcgATAGAAAAAATGATAAAGAGGGAATAAGTGGGTTCTCCTATTAGCAACAAAAAGGATATTAGTTGTACACAGGAGGACTACATATGGCTCCGTACTAAACTTTCtgagttgttgtgtgtttgtgtgtttatatggtGCAAACTGACTTCCAGTAAACTTGGCATGATACTGAGAGAACAAGGTGACTGTAGGAGGAAGGGGTGGCGAGGGAGCTGGAATGTAAGAAAACTATTGTTTAGtgtccattcacacacacacacacacacacacacacataacacggtcacaccttcacacacaacCAGGGGTAGAACTCAACTGACACATTGtcaaaatgtgttaaaatgttgAGGCCCACTGGTGTGGCAACTGCAAGCTGGGGACAACATATGGTCCTCCCACCACTACCCccaccctaaaaaaaaaaactaccctTCCACTCGCCCAccacctcatcctcatcctttCTCCAAACACGCTCTCACCTAAACAAGAGCCAAGACAATAAGCACAGACCATGAACAGGAACGGCTCACATTATTTCTGAACGATTTAGTGATGGTTGCTCTGCCAAGCAGGCGGGCAGACGAGAAATGTTTACACTCATTGGTCCAAAATGCTCCCACAGCAGCACCTATTCAGATAAATGACATTGCAGTGCTGATAGCAGAACATTTAAACAGGCATCTCTTACACTGTCCAAGCTTTAACATGAACATTTAGGCTTTTTGAGGGAGCCAGTTCTTTTATAACCACATACATCTCAGTGTGCTCAGTGGAGAGAGTAACACTCGGCCAAATCATACAGAAAAGCACTGCGAGGGAATTAGGAGTGCAGAGCCATATGTCAGAAGGTCTGGTGCATCCCtacaagagagagagtgtgaggatGGTGTGAACTTATTTTGGGGGACAGTGCGCTCCATGAGCCCTGGCGTTATGTGCCGTGGCATCTGGAAGGCTCCTCTCACAGCGGCCCCTGTGTCGAGCAATGGGACGACGCCCAGCCGACCGTGAGATATCTGACCTGACCAATTAGCAGGAGGCCTGGTGCCAAAAGCTCCGCCTCTGAGCCCCTTTACCCCACTGCCACACCACCCCTACTGCCCTGTCTGGGGCTATGACACCCAATCACACATGAGCACCACTAAAGTCTTTGATGAGGGTTTTAAAACTGTGCcagagctgtttttgtttgtttttttttcatggaggCCAATCAAAATACTGCATTCTTGTCAGAGCTGGTGTGATTATTCCACACTGTGAGAACATTTGTCTCTTACCACATGCTGTATCGTCCCTCTGAATCTCAGCTGGCTTTTACCTTTGCGTGGATCACACTAACATAAagccaataaaaacatttctatCAGTCAAAATTCAGCAGTGCTGTTATTCAGTCCAAGAATAAGGTATTTGTTGTTGTAGATTTATTATCATCATTGGACCGATGAATAGATTCATACCTACATGTGCAGATGGTTCACGTAAAAACAGACATGGTGGGAAGGAACACTAAAGTCTTGTGTTAGTACTTGTATTATAGATAGCAAGGCATCTACATTATGAAAGCTTTAAAACTTAAAGAATTAATAAACatactgtagttttttttgccatataatttgatttatttctttatgaGACCAGAACATCCTTGTGAAGTGAACTATGTCTCAGCAGGAGAAATTGATGACATCTGAGATTAGTTTAGAATAAATACCAGACTAATAGAcgaataaatatttaaaatatttacgtGTTCAGatgaaattaaattcagattctgATATAAAAATCCTTGTAATGTAAAAGGGCGCCTGACCCGTAGCAACAAGTATGAACAACAGTCTGTGCTGTAATTTAATGAAGCTGCCTGCAGGTTCCTGTCTGACTCTGTGATGTTGAGGTTGGTTAGACTGTCAGTAGGTTTAGATGGGCTAAACGGGTCACTGGGCAGGTGGATGGGCAGCAGATTGGTCGTCAGATCAGCGGTGTGACTGGTGGTGCACTTGACCCGAAGATCTGTATCTGATACACAGCCTCagtcggtgtgtgtgttcagcaatGGATCCATGTTAACCTGATCCAGAAACaggatctgtctgtctgcttgtccAGCAGAGCAGCGGTGTGTTTACCTGACTCTCAAAGGTCAGCACTGATGTCACGACAGAAACAATGAGAGAGGAGAcatgtgtgactctgtgtgtgtgtgtcatctctgCTGAACACTCATCTTATTGCCTCTGCCCTGAGAGTGCTTACCGTGTCAGAGAGGAGCATAAGATTTTGCTGACTTATTCCTCTGTAATGATCCTGTCACTAATTGCTGTGTCCAAATCCAGCATGACTGAGTGTTCCCGCTCTCCTGGCAGGGCCTCTGGGCCAATCATGTCAGCGGAAACTCTGAAATATTAAACACCTTGAGCGGCTCCATAAGTATTGGAGGTACTCTTACCTTTGCATTAACAACACTTAAGAGTACTGGGGATGATAAGACCAACTGGATGAGGCGTATAATGGAAAGGAGATTCTCGAAAACATGAATGATCTCAAAACATTAATGCCCACAGTTACTTCTTCACTGACGTTTTACATTAGCATCACATTGAGTACTTTGCTTCACTGAGGCCCAGAAACATTCAAGGTATTTCTTCTGCTGCACTttctttaagtttttttttggttgctGCATCTTATGTTGCCACAGGAAAGACACATACCACAGACGGCATGTCGACCATATTAAAGCACATACCACCGAGGCCGCGGGGCAGACGACTCTGATGGGTCAAGCAGCCCGGCTGACCTTCCTGAGTTTCTGAGAATGGGCTTTACCGTTTCCATAGTGACCCCAGAGCAATGTTGAGAGGTCCCACCAATGTTTGGCTTTAGGATGTTGCAGCGACAGACCTCTCGACAGGGACGTCTTAACGTGgacaattgttttatttttagtctgagcttttgtttgttttgtgctaaATTTATATTTGCAAATGTCAAATTAAATTctgataattattattattattattagagattaattattatttcatttatctgttttcctgtttgtggGATGTAATTTATTTATCCAGGTAGTGCTTGAGTGTATCTTCTTACTGGTAATAACTCACTAACAttaaaacagtgaaacaaaacacacaaatgaacaattaggtaaatatatataatatacattttatttttctgataaATCACATATCATTAGCTGAACACACAGAAGGCCAatgtgagatgtttttttttatattggcCATTGAAGAAATCGTCACCTCTTTGTTACATCCTCTCCTCTAATGCTCCTATTGTTTTCAGTGGTCAGACAgtagcaggaaaaaaacatcttaaatcTGTGATACATGTGGCTTTTCTTGGGTAGCTCAGTATTTTTaggtgaaaacaaaaagctGTCATTTTCTCATGCCTCTGTGCTGCCTGGTCTGGTGACCCAGTCAGGTCTGCA containing:
- the rxrgb gene encoding retinoic acid receptor RXR-gamma-B isoform X2 — encoded protein: MDSNVPYSHLNSTGPMSTAHTHPSSMGGMVGHPSVISTSRPLQSPMSTMSPMNGLASPYPVITSSLGSPSLSLQSAPNMNFGPLSSPQMNSMNSVSSSEDIKPPPGLQNLGNINYQCTSPGGMSKHICAICGDRSSGKHYGVYSCEGCKGFFKRTVRKDLTYTCRDNKDCMIDKRQRNRCQYCRYQKCLAMGMKREAVQEERQRGKERGESEVESTSSFNEDMPVDKILDAELAVEPKTETYSDGSPGNSTNDPVTNICQAADKQLFTLVEWAKRIPHFSELPLDDQVILLRAGWNELLIASFSHRSVTVKDGILLATGLHVHRSSAHSAGVGSIFDRVLTELVSKMKDMQMDKTELGCLRAIVLFNPDAKGLSNPPEVEGLREKVYASLESYTKQKYPDQPGRFAKLLLRLPALRSIGLKCLEHLFFFKLIGDTPIDTFLMEMLEAPHQIT
- the rxrgb gene encoding retinoic acid receptor RXR-gamma-B isoform X3, yielding MSTAHTHPSSMGGMVGHPSVISTSRPLQSPMSTMSPMNGLASPYPVITSSLGSPSLSLQSAPNMNFGPLSSPQMNSMNSVSSSEDIKPPPGLQNLGNINYQCTSPGGMSKHICAICGDRSSGKHYGVYSCEGCKGFFKRTVRKDLTYTCRDNKDCMIDKRQRNRCQYCRYQKCLAMGMKREAVQEERQRGKERGESEVESTSSFNEDMPVDKILDAELAVEPKTETYSDGSPGNSTNDPVTNICQAADKQLFTLVEWAKRIPHFSELPLDDQVILLRAGWNELLIASFSHRSVTVKDGILLATGLHVHRSSAHSAGVGSIFDRVLTELVSKMKDMQMDKTELGCLRAIVLFNPDAKGLSNPPEVEGLREKVYASLESYTKQKYPDQPGRFAKLLLRLPALRSIGLKCLEHLFFFKLIGDTPIDTFLMEMLEAPHQIT
- the rxrgb gene encoding retinoic acid receptor RXR-gamma-B isoform X1 produces the protein MWHPVASSTTGSSPGREISYGHYSTGPMSTAHTHPSSMGGMVGHPSVISTSRPLQSPMSTMSPMNGLASPYPVITSSLGSPSLSLQSAPNMNFGPLSSPQMNSMNSVSSSEDIKPPPGLQNLGNINYQCTSPGGMSKHICAICGDRSSGKHYGVYSCEGCKGFFKRTVRKDLTYTCRDNKDCMIDKRQRNRCQYCRYQKCLAMGMKREAVQEERQRGKERGESEVESTSSFNEDMPVDKILDAELAVEPKTETYSDGSPGNSTNDPVTNICQAADKQLFTLVEWAKRIPHFSELPLDDQVILLRAGWNELLIASFSHRSVTVKDGILLATGLHVHRSSAHSAGVGSIFDRVLTELVSKMKDMQMDKTELGCLRAIVLFNPDAKGLSNPPEVEGLREKVYASLESYTKQKYPDQPGRFAKLLLRLPALRSIGLKCLEHLFFFKLIGDTPIDTFLMEMLEAPHQIT